Proteins encoded in a region of the Acidimicrobiia bacterium genome:
- a CDS encoding cytochrome C oxidase subunit IV, with the protein MAQLGTQSGGAGSAVVAESHRHSRERSHPGPGIYVLVAVVLGVVTLLEVWVFYFEGVRQVIVPILLALSAAKFALVAGFYMHLRFDSPIFRRLFLVGIVTAIAIYAAVLAMFGTIKA; encoded by the coding sequence ATGGCGCAGTTGGGAACTCAGTCTGGGGGTGCGGGTTCTGCTGTGGTAGCAGAGTCCCATCGTCACTCCAGGGAGCGGTCACATCCTGGGCCCGGCATTTACGTTTTAGTTGCAGTAGTGCTGGGCGTCGTTACACTGCTTGAGGTGTGGGTGTTTTATTTTGAAGGAGTAAGACAGGTTATTGTTCCCATTCTTTTAGCGCTAAGCGCGGCAAAATTTGCTCTGGTAGCAGGTTTTTACATGCACTTGCGATTTGACAGTCCTATATTCAGACGCCTCTTCTTGGTCGGAATAGTCACGGCTATTGCGATATACGCAGCTGTTTTAGCTATGTTCGGTACTATAAAAGCGTGA
- the coxB gene encoding cytochrome c oxidase subunit II, producing the protein MSDVSDSFCDVAMMVGSKKKITRRGYISQRPCLQATKWLPLWSVAGLALGLTSCAERMPQNWMQPSGEGARDIVNLMVPVLVVAGIIFIVVQTILLVAVFRFRDKGDPRTEGTAPKQIHGHTRLEIVWTIIPFLILIVVAVPNVRLIWKQHSPPREADFLDVKVIAHQWWWEYEYVKEGIRTANEIHIPAGREVKLTLTSVDVVHSFWIPKLAGKQDVFPGQERTIVIKADQPESEPLYGQCAEFCGMSHANMRLRAVVQNEPDFREWVERQKQPARIPPEGTKAADGKRIFETGACIGCHTIAGTNAQGRVGPDLTHFASRSTFAGSLFEVNDENLSAWLHNPPGVKPGAKMPKLGLSQAEIESLVAYLRSLE; encoded by the coding sequence GTGTCGGATGTTTCTGATAGTTTTTGCGATGTGGCGATGATGGTAGGGAGCAAGAAAAAAATTACAAGACGCGGCTACATTTCCCAAAGACCTTGTCTTCAAGCAACAAAATGGCTGCCGCTCTGGTCGGTGGCAGGTCTGGCGCTTGGATTGACTTCTTGCGCTGAGCGAATGCCACAGAACTGGATGCAGCCATCCGGCGAAGGCGCAAGAGACATCGTAAATCTTATGGTTCCGGTGCTTGTCGTAGCCGGAATCATCTTTATTGTGGTTCAAACGATACTTTTGGTGGCGGTGTTTCGCTTTCGAGACAAGGGAGATCCCCGGACCGAAGGTACGGCTCCGAAGCAAATTCATGGGCACACCCGTTTGGAGATTGTTTGGACGATTATTCCTTTTCTGATCCTGATTGTTGTTGCTGTTCCTAATGTGCGCCTGATTTGGAAACAACATAGCCCTCCCCGTGAAGCTGATTTCCTAGACGTCAAAGTGATTGCCCACCAGTGGTGGTGGGAGTACGAGTATGTGAAGGAAGGAATTAGGACTGCCAATGAAATCCACATTCCAGCAGGCCGGGAAGTGAAATTGACGCTGACCTCTGTCGATGTCGTGCACAGCTTTTGGATTCCGAAGTTAGCAGGAAAGCAAGACGTGTTCCCTGGGCAGGAGCGCACAATTGTAATAAAGGCAGACCAGCCAGAAAGCGAACCTCTCTACGGACAATGCGCCGAGTTCTGCGGCATGTCACATGCAAACATGCGTCTTAGAGCCGTTGTTCAGAACGAGCCCGATTTCCGGGAATGGGTAGAGAGGCAGAAACAGCCCGCCCGGATTCCGCCTGAGGGAACCAAGGCAGCAGACGGAAAGAGAATTTTCGAGACCGGCGCGTGCATAGGCTGCCACACGATTGCAGGAACAAATGCTCAAGGTCGGGTGGGACCCGATCTGACCCACTTTGCAAGCCGCTCGACATTCGCGGGCTCGCTGTTCGAAGTCAACGACGAGAACCTATCTGCTTGGCTGCACAATCCCCCTGGAGTCAAGCCGGGTGCAAAGATGCCTAAACTAGGATTGTCGCAGGCTGAGATTGAAAGCTTAGTGGCATATCTGCGAAGCCTGGAGTGA
- the ctaD gene encoding cytochrome c oxidase subunit I, protein MAVATLPRTRTAGIFSRPRTKEGLVGWLTTVDHKRIGILYGATAILFFIVGGIEALIIRLQLAHPEASVVSAETYNRLFTMHGTTMVFLVVMPLSSAFFNYLVPLMIGARDVAFPRLNAFSYWVFLLGGLFLNASFFFGGAPDGGWFGYANLTSHYSPGHGIDFWVLGIQILGIASIASAVNFIVTIINLRAPGMTLMRMPAFVWMTLVVAFLTLFAMPVIAVALFMLMFDRMYGANFFNVAAGGDPVLWQHLFWLFGHPEVYILVLPAMGIVSEVLPTFSKKPLFGYPFVIFSGIAIGFIGWGVWVHHMFAVGLGPVAVTAFSLSTMLIAVPTGVKIFNWLGTIWGGRLRLTTAMLFALGFIAMFVIGGLSGVTHSLSAADLQQTDTYYVVAHFHYVLFGGALFGIFSGIYYWMPKVTGRLLNERVGKLHFWLQFIGFNLTFFPMHFLGLQGMPRRIYTYSPEMGWNLWNIVSTVGAFVIASSIFVFIVNVLYSAKRGVKAGSDPWDGRTIEWTIPSPPPEYNFAEIPVIESRDDFFYKKYAVTEDESAVRVVQGADDGENNLEVSEKDDQHGHSQDLHIHMPSPSYFPLVAALGLPLIAFGLLYWIPLAIFGGLVSVTGLYGWALEPVAE, encoded by the coding sequence ATGGCTGTAGCGACATTACCTAGAACTAGAACAGCCGGCATATTTTCAAGGCCTCGAACGAAAGAAGGGTTGGTTGGCTGGCTGACCACTGTCGACCACAAAAGGATAGGGATACTCTATGGAGCAACCGCGATTTTATTCTTCATCGTCGGCGGGATTGAGGCTCTGATCATCCGTCTTCAGCTGGCGCATCCCGAAGCTAGCGTTGTAAGCGCGGAAACATACAATCGCCTTTTCACCATGCACGGTACCACTATGGTTTTTCTTGTTGTGATGCCACTTTCCTCCGCGTTCTTTAATTACCTCGTTCCTTTGATGATTGGCGCAAGAGATGTTGCGTTTCCAAGACTAAATGCATTTAGCTATTGGGTGTTTTTGTTGGGAGGACTGTTTCTCAACGCCTCGTTCTTCTTCGGTGGGGCTCCAGATGGCGGTTGGTTCGGATACGCAAATCTCACCAGCCACTATTCGCCAGGCCATGGAATAGATTTTTGGGTACTGGGCATTCAAATCCTCGGTATTGCCTCGATAGCGTCCGCGGTCAATTTCATAGTCACCATTATCAACTTGCGAGCGCCTGGCATGACTCTGATGCGGATGCCCGCATTCGTTTGGATGACGCTGGTGGTTGCCTTTCTGACATTGTTCGCTATGCCAGTTATCGCGGTGGCCTTGTTTATGTTGATGTTTGACCGCATGTACGGCGCAAACTTCTTCAATGTCGCAGCTGGAGGAGATCCGGTGCTCTGGCAGCACCTTTTCTGGCTGTTCGGTCATCCAGAAGTGTATATCTTGGTGCTACCGGCCATGGGAATCGTGTCTGAGGTCCTTCCTACTTTCTCAAAGAAGCCGCTGTTTGGATATCCGTTTGTCATATTTTCTGGCATCGCGATCGGATTTATCGGCTGGGGGGTGTGGGTACACCACATGTTCGCCGTAGGACTGGGTCCAGTAGCAGTGACTGCTTTTTCGCTTTCCACCATGCTTATTGCGGTTCCAACTGGTGTGAAAATCTTTAACTGGCTCGGAACTATATGGGGCGGAAGACTACGTTTGACAACTGCAATGTTGTTTGCGTTGGGCTTTATAGCAATGTTTGTAATCGGTGGCTTGAGTGGGGTCACACACTCCCTTTCAGCAGCAGATCTTCAGCAAACTGACACCTACTATGTTGTTGCCCACTTCCACTATGTTCTTTTCGGCGGAGCACTGTTTGGTATATTTTCTGGGATTTATTACTGGATGCCGAAGGTTACGGGACGGCTACTAAACGAGCGGGTTGGTAAGCTTCACTTTTGGCTTCAGTTTATTGGGTTCAACCTAACTTTCTTTCCTATGCACTTTTTGGGGCTGCAAGGTATGCCTCGGAGAATCTATACATACTCTCCAGAAATGGGTTGGAATTTATGGAACATAGTTTCGACAGTCGGAGCATTTGTAATAGCTTCGTCAATATTTGTCTTTATAGTGAACGTGCTTTACTCGGCTAAACGCGGGGTGAAAGCTGGCTCGGATCCGTGGGATGGCAGGACAATCGAGTGGACGATTCCGTCGCCGCCACCGGAGTACAACTTCGCAGAGATTCCTGTGATCGAGTCAAGAGACGACTTTTTCTATAAGAAGTATGCTGTCACTGAAGACGAGAGCGCGGTACGGGTGGTACAGGGAGCAGACGATGGTGAAAACAACCTCGAGGTTTCAGAAAAGGATGACCAGCACGGACACTCACAGGACTTGCACATTCATATGCCGTCGCCTTCTTACTTTCCACTTGTCGCAGCGCTAGGTTTACCACTGATTGCATTCGGTTTGCTCTATTGGATTCCACTGGCAATATTCGGCGGATTGGTTTCAGTGACAGGTCTTTATGGCTGGGCGTTAGAGCCTGTTGCGGAGTGA
- the ccsB gene encoding c-type cytochrome biogenesis protein CcsB, with amino-acid sequence MILSGPKATFSSLSNTAFVVAVSLYLLAVGVHFASLAWNSKLLRSVALVVTSIGATSHLAALATRAMAAGRPPWGNMYEFSMASSFVMVAAYLAVAKRFEAAYIGGFVLSGVAVWMGVGWVLYAEPGPLQPALRSNWLLFHVFLVMSGAGILLLASVVSVLYLIRLGWENKHGLHQTEPLMIDHEIPEHVLDSEKIREARLGRGELEEVLAETGGSSVRREGPGAMTATAAGRVAPLSTGESRATGIVARLPSSSKLDQLAYRLVMVAFPIWTLGVIAGAIWGEQAWGRYWGWDPKEVWSFIVWMIFATYLHARATRGWRGQGAAVLAIVGGAAIIFNTFAVNLWIAGLHSYAGV; translated from the coding sequence ATGATACTCAGCGGTCCAAAAGCGACATTCAGCTCCCTATCTAACACTGCATTCGTTGTCGCCGTCTCTTTGTACCTACTAGCTGTCGGGGTTCATTTTGCAAGCCTTGCTTGGAACTCGAAGCTGCTGAGATCGGTCGCTCTTGTCGTGACCAGCATCGGCGCCACGTCCCATCTAGCTGCCTTGGCTACTAGAGCAATGGCCGCTGGCCGGCCGCCATGGGGAAACATGTACGAGTTTTCGATGGCTTCTTCGTTCGTGATGGTAGCTGCTTATCTAGCAGTGGCCAAGAGATTCGAGGCCGCTTATATAGGGGGATTTGTTTTATCGGGCGTAGCAGTATGGATGGGCGTGGGATGGGTTCTCTACGCAGAACCTGGACCACTCCAACCCGCACTTCGCTCCAACTGGCTTCTCTTCCACGTTTTCTTGGTCATGAGTGGGGCGGGCATTCTCCTTTTGGCATCGGTCGTTTCTGTGCTGTATCTAATCCGTCTCGGCTGGGAGAACAAGCATGGCCTACATCAAACAGAGCCACTGATGATCGACCATGAAATCCCAGAGCATGTTTTAGACTCCGAAAAGATCAGGGAGGCGAGATTGGGCCGAGGCGAGTTGGAAGAAGTCCTGGCGGAGACCGGCGGGAGCTCTGTACGACGCGAAGGCCCTGGCGCGATGACAGCCACTGCCGCAGGGCGTGTTGCTCCCTTGAGCACGGGAGAGTCCAGGGCGACTGGAATCGTGGCGCGCCTTCCTTCTTCTAGCAAGCTGGATCAGCTCGCATATCGACTCGTAATGGTGGCGTTTCCAATCTGGACTCTCGGAGTTATTGCAGGAGCGATCTGGGGCGAGCAAGCATGGGGGCGCTACTGGGGTTGGGATCCAAAAGAGGTTTGGTCATTTATCGTGTGGATGATATTTGCGACCTATCTTCATGCACGAGCTACACGGGGTTGGAGAGGACAGGGCGCAGCGGTGTTAGCGATCGTGGGGGGCGCCGCGATCATCTTCAACACATTCGCTGTTAATTTATGGATAGCCGGCCTTCACTCTTATGCGGGAGTGTGA